In Devosia sp. 1566, a single genomic region encodes these proteins:
- a CDS encoding HD domain-containing protein, with protein MPNIPELLKELSETRAFNRIRRISFLGIVDQINQQLKGVRPAFSRAEHSFGVLDLGLAAAKHINMDEVESAYLLAACMVHDLGHPPFSHSLEYAFKKGQRTINHHEVLREILLQPRGAERQVARILLDHGISPERVFRIVDGEDDLSFFFLSPINIDTLDGISRSMRSFGFFSTYDVHSLTQAVADLYDGQKVEDHKSLADMDKFWDQKNLFYKVLSSENPLSLAERRFQRIVRNHLPRLERTHFRMTDQEFVHRYPQIMYEFGAETGPEAIAGAQEFRINPRVGSVDRETVYKRYIRIRHEIRAAKVYAS; from the coding sequence ATGCCAAACATCCCAGAGTTATTGAAGGAACTCAGCGAGACCAGGGCCTTCAATCGGATTCGCCGCATCTCGTTCCTTGGTATCGTGGATCAAATCAACCAACAGTTGAAAGGGGTCCGGCCAGCCTTCAGCAGAGCCGAACACTCGTTTGGTGTACTTGATCTTGGTCTGGCCGCAGCGAAGCACATAAACATGGATGAAGTGGAGTCCGCCTACTTGTTGGCGGCCTGCATGGTTCATGACCTAGGACATCCACCTTTTTCACATAGCTTGGAATATGCGTTCAAGAAGGGCCAAAGAACTATAAATCATCACGAGGTCCTAAGGGAGATATTGCTTCAACCTCGTGGTGCAGAGCGGCAGGTCGCCAGAATCCTACTAGATCACGGCATCTCACCAGAGCGGGTCTTCCGGATAGTGGACGGCGAGGACGATCTATCCTTTTTCTTTCTGTCTCCCATCAACATCGACACCTTGGATGGCATCAGCCGAAGTATGAGGTCGTTCGGTTTCTTCTCAACCTATGATGTGCATTCGCTCACTCAGGCCGTGGCCGACCTCTACGATGGCCAAAAAGTTGAAGATCACAAGTCGCTGGCGGACATGGACAAGTTTTGGGACCAGAAAAACTTGTTCTACAAGGTCTTATCTTCAGAAAACCCGCTGTCGCTGGCGGAGAGGCGCTTCCAACGAATAGTACGGAACCACTTGCCGCGACTTGAGAGAACTCACTTCCGGATGACTGATCAGGAGTTCGTCCACCGCTATCCACAAATAATGTACGAGTTTGGGGCCGAAACCGGGCCGGAAGCGATTGCAGGCGCACAAGAGTTCCGAATAAATCCTCGAGTAGGGAGTGTAGATCGAGAGACGGTCTACAAGCGATACATTCGGATTAGACATGAGATTAGAGCAGCTAAGGTCTACGCATCCTAA
- a CDS encoding pyridoxamine 5'-phosphate oxidase family protein, with product MANDQQHTDKTPDEVEDRIWDLMKKIDFCMFTTWNGTEQRSRPLSARVFRDEHAVYFLVDANGHKNIEIEQYPQVSCAFADNSGHKYVAMNGLASLSNDRAKIKDLWSDMDKAWWDDENDPDIRLLTVRPDGAELWDSPNQLVATAKMLTAAVTGAKPSFGDNAKVDL from the coding sequence ATGGCCAACGACCAGCAGCACACCGACAAAACCCCGGACGAAGTTGAAGATCGCATCTGGGATCTGATGAAAAAGATCGATTTTTGCATGTTCACCACCTGGAACGGCACCGAACAGCGCTCGCGGCCCCTGTCGGCGCGCGTGTTCCGCGACGAGCATGCCGTGTATTTCCTCGTGGATGCCAATGGGCACAAGAATATCGAGATCGAGCAATATCCGCAGGTGTCCTGCGCCTTTGCCGATAACTCCGGCCACAAATATGTGGCGATGAATGGCCTTGCCTCGCTCAGCAATGATCGCGCCAAGATCAAGGACCTCTGGAGCGACATGGACAAGGCCTGGTGGGACGACGAGAACGATCCCGATATCCGCCTGCTGACCGTGCGCCCCGACGGCGCCGAGCTCTGGGACAGCCCCAACCAGCTGGTCGCCACCGCCAAAATGCTGACCGCCGCCGTCACCGGCGCCAAGCCCAGCTTTGGCGACAACGCCAAGGTGGATCTTTAA